In Leptospira koniambonensis, the following proteins share a genomic window:
- a CDS encoding MFS transporter, which translates to MLKVSAKKESSSLRADSFPWITLSFIFLAMLPVTMIVPVYKEIIKDRLGGTGYGVAWFQSSAMFGSFLFSPLAGWLSDKLGTRKKLIGTFAILDAFLLALLPFMPNISSLFVLRFLEGGAHIFVIGLLLTCISDKEKDQTSSFYNKGILFGLGGTLLTLGGGVGQSLGFLGNKNPLLPFFVGGFILLVLGILSFFLLEEGNLKRLEWEGWQKTKAALSLSPLLLVPIAFHFVDRFTVGYFLSSLNLHLREDLGFSPGQVGGLFGVMFLLMSVLSLPAALLSRRWNSISLVWIGSFIYGIAQASTGFLNTSSGLYLSMIACGIGAGIMYVPAMRLASSLAPSGFNASVMTVFTGLGSLGFLLGPLVSISAQETFSSIYDRASGLEFTGILYGALEVLLVLGTLPLLSKILEKEKRLD; encoded by the coding sequence TTGTTAAAAGTATCTGCCAAAAAAGAATCCTCCTCTTTGAGGGCGGATTCTTTTCCCTGGATCACATTATCCTTTATATTTTTAGCAATGCTTCCGGTTACGATGATCGTGCCGGTATATAAAGAGATCATAAAAGATAGATTGGGTGGAACCGGATACGGAGTAGCCTGGTTCCAAAGTTCCGCGATGTTTGGTTCTTTTTTATTTTCACCTTTAGCAGGATGGCTATCGGATAAATTAGGGACCAGAAAAAAATTAATCGGAACTTTTGCTATATTGGATGCGTTTTTGCTCGCCCTTCTCCCGTTTATGCCAAATATCTCTTCACTTTTTGTTTTGAGATTTTTGGAGGGAGGAGCACATATTTTCGTGATAGGTCTGCTTCTCACTTGTATTTCAGATAAGGAGAAGGACCAAACATCTAGTTTTTATAATAAAGGAATTTTATTTGGATTAGGTGGAACACTTCTTACATTAGGAGGAGGAGTCGGACAATCTCTTGGATTTTTAGGGAATAAAAATCCACTACTTCCATTTTTTGTAGGAGGGTTCATTCTTTTAGTTTTGGGAATTCTGTCTTTCTTTCTTTTAGAAGAAGGTAATCTTAAAAGATTAGAATGGGAAGGCTGGCAAAAAACAAAAGCAGCATTATCACTTTCTCCTTTATTACTTGTTCCGATCGCTTTTCATTTTGTAGATCGATTCACTGTAGGTTATTTTTTAAGTTCTTTAAATTTACATTTAAGAGAAGATCTAGGATTTTCTCCGGGCCAAGTAGGTGGGCTTTTCGGAGTTATGTTCCTTCTCATGAGTGTATTATCTCTTCCTGCTGCACTTCTTTCCAGAAGATGGAATTCCATCTCTTTAGTTTGGATCGGTTCTTTCATTTATGGGATCGCGCAAGCAAGCACTGGTTTCTTAAACACTTCTTCAGGGTTATATTTATCTATGATAGCCTGCGGAATTGGTGCAGGGATCATGTATGTGCCTGCGATGAGACTTGCTTCTTCACTTGCACCCAGCGGTTTTAACGCAAGTGTGATGACTGTATTCACTGGACTCGGCTCCCTGGGATTTCTTTTAGGACCTTTGGTTTCCATTTCCGCCCAAGAAACCTTCAGCAGTATATACGACAGGGCCTCCGGCCTTGAATTCACAGGAATTCTATATGGAGCCTTGGAAGTTTTACTGGTTTTAGGAACTCTTCCCCTACTATCTAAAATTTTAGAAAAAGAAAAAAGACTTGATTAA
- a CDS encoding heme oxygenase (biliverdin-producing), whose product MSLAQALRDGTSESHTIAENNAFIRCFMKGVLEPKSYAKHLESFYFVYAAMEEELENKKDHPIVGKIRFPELYRKGMIEKDLAHFFQPGHSPKTTPATEAYVKHIRETANTSPELLVAHSYVRYLGDLSGGQILKRVAAKALGIEGTSGLDFYEFPEISSPKDFKDKYRTTLDSLSLSDSEKEKIVQEANEVFKLNGKIFDELEETLITSIGKAKFEEVLASPARH is encoded by the coding sequence ATGAGCCTAGCCCAAGCATTAAGAGACGGAACCTCCGAATCTCATACCATTGCAGAAAACAACGCATTCATTCGCTGCTTTATGAAAGGAGTACTAGAACCCAAAAGTTACGCCAAACATTTGGAATCTTTTTATTTCGTGTATGCAGCGATGGAAGAAGAGTTGGAAAATAAAAAAGACCATCCAATCGTAGGAAAGATCAGATTCCCAGAATTATACAGAAAAGGGATGATCGAAAAGGATCTGGCACATTTTTTCCAACCAGGACATTCTCCGAAAACTACACCAGCTACAGAAGCCTACGTAAAACATATTAGAGAAACTGCAAATACCTCTCCAGAACTATTAGTAGCTCACAGTTATGTTCGTTATTTAGGAGATCTTTCCGGCGGACAGATCTTAAAAAGAGTAGCTGCTAAAGCTTTAGGGATAGAAGGAACATCAGGTCTGGACTTTTATGAGTTTCCTGAAATTTCCAGTCCCAAAGATTTCAAAGATAAATATAGAACTACTTTAGATTCTCTTTCTCTCTCTGATTCTGAAAAAGAAAAAATAGTTCAAGAGGCTAACGAAGTTTTCAAATTGAACGGAAAAATTTTCGACGAGTTAGAAGAAACCTTGATCACCTCTATAGGCAAAGCCAAATTTGAAGAAGTTTTAGCAAGTCCTGCGAGGCACTGA
- a CDS encoding Fic family protein, protein MSVFETIQRINDLRSEIDELRPIPPEIIDRIMRKFHLDWNFHSNSIEGNSLTFGETKAFLLHGLTAAGKPLKDHLDIKGHKKAIDELEDFIRSNSQLTEFTLKAWNKLLLVEPFEQRIEDANGNVTVRRINPGVYKSLPNYVVTATGETHYFTDPIKVRDEIEALLVRYEKDSKDDLLHSLIIASRIHYEFINIHPFDDGNGRLARILMNLVLMKNGFPPVVVRVEDKPNYLRALQQADSGDFEPFIDYIGQQLIKSLETMLKGAKGENIEEPSDLDKEIQLVLKQIEESKKDIVKAKKGGQYLLYTFRNTIFPLLQQLEKTVYKFHEFFHEIEIESIINFYVGHQKSFTDVISFIDWVNQNERGLDQIRSFIFIGRLKGYKHSIKSGNDHTFSLNFRFNDFNYEIETGAGEKKEIGLYDSKIEPRRINEICQDMGRGILDFVKNISQ, encoded by the coding sequence ATGTCCGTTTTCGAAACGATTCAGCGAATCAACGACTTAAGATCTGAAATTGATGAATTAAGACCCATCCCGCCAGAAATTATTGATCGGATCATGCGAAAATTCCACTTGGATTGGAATTTTCACTCGAATAGCATTGAAGGGAATTCACTTACTTTCGGAGAGACAAAGGCTTTTTTATTGCATGGTCTTACTGCGGCTGGTAAACCTTTAAAAGATCATTTAGATATCAAAGGTCATAAAAAAGCGATTGATGAGTTGGAGGATTTTATTAGATCCAATTCGCAACTTACCGAATTCACTTTGAAAGCTTGGAATAAGTTATTATTGGTCGAGCCTTTTGAACAAAGGATAGAAGATGCTAATGGCAATGTGACTGTTCGGAGAATAAATCCGGGTGTCTATAAGAGTTTACCTAATTATGTAGTAACTGCAACTGGGGAAACTCATTACTTTACAGATCCTATTAAAGTTCGCGATGAAATAGAAGCTCTTTTGGTTAGGTATGAAAAAGACTCGAAAGATGACTTGTTACATTCGTTAATAATTGCATCTCGTATACATTATGAATTCATTAATATCCACCCTTTCGATGATGGAAATGGCAGACTTGCTCGCATTTTAATGAATTTAGTTCTAATGAAAAATGGATTTCCTCCTGTAGTTGTCCGAGTGGAGGATAAGCCGAATTATCTGAGAGCTTTGCAGCAGGCGGATAGTGGAGATTTTGAACCTTTCATTGACTATATTGGACAACAACTAATAAAATCCTTAGAAACAATGTTAAAAGGTGCTAAAGGAGAAAATATTGAAGAACCGAGCGATTTAGATAAAGAAATTCAACTTGTATTAAAGCAAATTGAAGAATCTAAAAAGGATATTGTAAAGGCTAAGAAGGGGGGGCAATATTTACTTTACACATTTAGAAATACGATATTCCCATTACTACAGCAGCTCGAAAAAACTGTTTATAAATTTCATGAATTCTTTCATGAAATTGAAATAGAATCGATTATTAACTTTTATGTAGGGCACCAGAAATCATTTACTGATGTTATAAGTTTCATAGACTGGGTAAATCAAAACGAACGAGGATTGGATCAGATTAGATCTTTTATTTTTATAGGAAGATTGAAAGGATATAAACACTCAATAAAAAGCGGAAACGATCATACTTTCTCTTTAAATTTTAGATTTAACGACTTTAACTATGAGATAGAGACTGGAGCCGGTGAGAAAAAAGAAATTGGATTGTATGACTCCAAAATAGAGCCAAGGAGAATAAATGAAATTTGTCAGGACATGGGGAGAGGAATATTAGATTTTGTTAAAAACATTTCGCAATAG
- a CDS encoding serine/threonine protein kinase, with protein sequence MEIPGKEFYNRLDIDSVLSAVEDAGFSVSGHCLALNSLENRVYDVGLEEGGRLVVKFYRPARWTLDQILEEHSFLKELEEGEIPVVAPLPLENGVTVRETKGIYYTIWPLQKGRLVEELNEQNLIQAGRLLARIHNIGASKPARHRVEYNLRNFGEEPLCFLKEKEFLPPHLWKRYEEAANRIFNSFSEASKDMPFHRIHGDCHKGNLIQTADGLCFIDFDDFVTGPAVQDFWMLLPFGDSASEYEREIFLAGYREFREFRHSWFDLVEPLRGLRYIHYSAWIAKRWEDPSFPNAFPHFGTEEYWERETQDLERLGSDLPVSSEEDGRNSFVKTEESELTNKDFFWDMED encoded by the coding sequence ATGGAAATCCCAGGAAAAGAATTCTATAATAGACTCGATATAGATTCCGTTTTATCAGCGGTAGAAGATGCTGGATTTTCAGTTTCCGGTCATTGCCTAGCATTAAACAGTTTAGAGAATAGAGTCTATGATGTTGGCTTAGAAGAGGGCGGAAGACTTGTAGTAAAATTTTACCGCCCTGCGCGCTGGACTCTTGATCAAATATTAGAAGAACATTCCTTTCTAAAAGAGCTGGAAGAAGGAGAGATCCCAGTTGTAGCTCCTTTACCTTTAGAAAACGGAGTTACCGTCAGAGAAACAAAAGGAATTTATTATACGATCTGGCCGCTCCAAAAAGGAAGATTAGTAGAAGAGCTAAACGAGCAAAATTTAATCCAAGCTGGAAGATTACTCGCGAGGATCCATAATATTGGAGCCTCTAAACCGGCAAGACATAGGGTCGAATATAATCTCAGAAATTTCGGAGAGGAACCACTATGTTTCCTAAAAGAGAAGGAGTTCCTACCCCCACATCTCTGGAAAAGATATGAGGAAGCCGCTAATCGAATTTTTAACTCATTCTCCGAAGCTTCCAAAGATATGCCATTCCATAGGATCCACGGAGATTGCCATAAAGGAAATTTAATACAAACCGCAGACGGGCTCTGCTTTATAGATTTCGACGATTTTGTGACTGGACCTGCAGTTCAGGATTTTTGGATGCTTCTTCCTTTTGGTGACTCAGCGTCTGAATATGAAAGAGAGATCTTCTTGGCTGGCTACAGAGAGTTCAGGGAATTTCGGCACTCTTGGTTCGATTTGGTAGAACCTTTGCGAGGTTTGCGTTATATTCATTATTCTGCATGGATTGCAAAACGTTGGGAAGATCCTTCTTTCCCAAATGCATTTCCTCATTTCGGAACAGAAGAATATTGGGAAAGAGAGACTCAGGACCTGGAAAGATTAGGTTCGGATCTTCCTGTTTCTTCGGAAGAAGATGGTAGGAATTCCTTTGTCAAAACGGAAGAGTCTGAACTTACGAACAAGGATTTCTTTTGGGATATGGAGGATTAG
- a CDS encoding motility associated factor glycosyltransferase family protein, producing MSHDLPEKTREIFGKKPYLSLYFQNPPTEMLEFRLEAAKNQNEFFLSKKGRALASSVSPFTQAKRQLDSVSIQSTDLVAVLGLGNPHLIREVESKLEPGQILLLIDKDRDLLFPLWGEWLQPVMEVPGRHLFLGENSLSLLWNYLESLPVERVSGIRILRNAASVSLEEMFYAETDIRLRKILSSKMSDLLTKFEFERIWVRNSLVNTANFLSPPSPRTKIESLKEKFNGTPSLLVSAGPNLRRQCEWIKSIRDKVFVMSCDTSLKVLLKYGIIPDGVMTLDAQTHSVFHFLGEDTSQIPLFADLVSSPPILRNLKFRSVVHSITAKYLVDASGELKREATAGSSSAESLLGSIGDVQSGGSVATTAFDLLRSLGCQPCFLVGQDLAYSGREIHSTGTHHNEKWLTLLTRKTSLEKINEAVVRKRDTRYVPSVTGGEVLTDYVLDLYRHWFEESSNSLDFPVYNVNTQGAKIENAKNIGPEEATQILNGFQNHQYFWKEFPAWKPELIQEILVGSPADFKKELLETIDKIKNEFSKPEKKEEVYADLLSLFKNTLGKWEDLRYLIRKTEVYILRHKDKLDEDRKKELFLGAILKEFTGLRRKLLAGD from the coding sequence ATGTCCCACGATCTCCCGGAAAAAACAAGAGAAATATTCGGGAAAAAGCCCTATCTCAGCCTGTATTTCCAAAATCCTCCCACAGAAATGTTGGAGTTCCGACTGGAAGCGGCAAAAAACCAAAATGAGTTCTTTCTCTCCAAAAAAGGGAGAGCATTAGCAAGTTCAGTTTCTCCTTTTACCCAGGCAAAACGACAATTAGATTCGGTTTCCATTCAATCCACAGATCTAGTCGCAGTTTTAGGGCTCGGGAATCCACATTTGATCCGAGAGGTAGAATCCAAATTAGAACCGGGACAAATTTTATTACTCATAGATAAGGACAGGGATCTGCTCTTTCCCCTTTGGGGAGAATGGTTGCAGCCAGTGATGGAAGTCCCAGGAAGACATTTGTTCTTAGGAGAAAATTCACTTTCTCTTCTTTGGAATTATTTGGAATCGCTCCCTGTAGAAAGAGTTTCAGGCATTAGAATCCTCAGGAATGCAGCAAGTGTTTCCTTAGAAGAAATGTTCTATGCAGAAACGGATATAAGACTTCGAAAAATTTTATCTTCTAAGATGAGCGATCTACTTACCAAATTTGAATTCGAAAGAATTTGGGTCAGAAACTCTCTTGTAAACACTGCAAATTTTTTATCACCACCAAGTCCTAGAACTAAAATAGAATCCTTAAAAGAAAAATTTAACGGAACACCTTCCCTACTTGTATCTGCAGGACCAAACTTACGCAGGCAATGTGAATGGATCAAAAGTATCAGAGATAAGGTTTTTGTAATGTCCTGTGATACTTCTCTCAAGGTATTACTCAAATACGGGATCATACCAGATGGAGTAATGACATTAGATGCTCAAACTCATTCTGTATTCCATTTTTTAGGGGAAGATACATCACAAATCCCATTATTTGCAGACTTAGTCAGCTCTCCTCCTATATTAAGAAATCTAAAATTTAGGTCAGTGGTCCATAGTATCACTGCAAAATATTTGGTAGATGCCTCCGGAGAATTAAAAAGAGAAGCAACTGCAGGAAGTTCCAGTGCAGAATCACTCCTCGGCTCAATTGGAGATGTTCAATCCGGTGGAAGTGTTGCAACAACTGCATTCGACTTATTAAGAAGTCTCGGATGTCAACCCTGCTTTTTAGTGGGACAGGATTTGGCTTATTCAGGCAGAGAGATCCATTCTACTGGGACCCATCATAACGAAAAATGGCTTACCTTACTTACTAGAAAAACAAGTTTAGAAAAAATCAATGAAGCAGTAGTTCGAAAAAGGGACACAAGATATGTTCCATCTGTCACTGGCGGAGAAGTATTAACGGATTATGTACTAGACTTATACAGACATTGGTTTGAAGAATCTTCTAATTCCTTGGACTTTCCAGTTTATAATGTAAATACCCAAGGTGCCAAAATAGAAAACGCGAAGAACATAGGACCGGAAGAAGCAACTCAAATCCTAAATGGATTCCAGAACCATCAATACTTCTGGAAAGAATTTCCCGCTTGGAAACCCGAATTGATCCAGGAAATTCTGGTAGGATCTCCTGCAGATTTTAAAAAAGAATTATTAGAAACGATAGATAAGATCAAAAACGAATTTTCTAAACCGGAAAAAAAAGAAGAAGTTTATGCAGATCTACTTTCTCTTTTCAAAAATACATTGGGAAAATGGGAAGACTTAAGATATTTAATCCGAAAAACAGAAGTGTATATTCTCCGCCATAAAGATAAACTAGACGAAGACCGCAAAAAAGAATTATTCTTGGGCGCGATCCTGAAAGAGTTTACTGGTTTAAGAAGAAAGTTACTCGCGGGAGACTAA
- a CDS encoding chromosome segregation SMC family protein: MYLKSLNIVGFKTFADETEVLLDPGFTAVVGPNGSGKSNIVDALKWVFGEKSAKGLRGDKMDDVIFHGSEARKPAGFAEVSVIFDNSSKLIKMDYPTIKLTRRLYADGNNEYLINDSRVQRKEIEKILLDTGIGKSSYSIMEQGKVDRILHSKPEERRLIFEEAAGISRFKMERQEALKKLSDTNQNLLRIQDIMNTMKKEMEVKEKQAEKAEEYFKLKQELDETDKIIRYIKFSTLTKKHETSENELKEIKEKNVVLLERISAETGRIEELDHHKSDLEKKVAEIDKKLLDHLTQTQIQKDKVESNKGIILDYSDRISDIRESLTKEESAQSLLQIDKEKFEKDAIDLEGESKSLELGIEELRKNKTEIEAKIEAENTSIQEKETKILSNDKRHVELRERLKEVIFDLISQLESRKKEAQSTEEERNRLKELLLGEADRIHSVETELKTALDSYTGEETKNKLSYLAGKLETEKFRSQLGEYFSLEDSIRSLLFDRDGFLSQKEGLDQEIEDLILENENLTRSIKESGLAIESLREEAENIREKIVYLEKRILELNSEKNAKLESAKSLTVRIEETQKRIIAAQESIKTLGVKKTEFEKEVIELEQQIENRYNEFLEMSRALDSEKEALRNIVKEIQGLKNEIQKNQEDYKNLFPILTEKEKAVSVYKVQLESFSEELYNDYSISEQELADEFKDRKPEKGESETKLKRLKSDIQMLGSINPLSIEEYRNVKEIYEHHRTQKEDIERSKNDITEILKNINEESEKLFRETFERIRENFQETFSTLFNGGKAMLELVDGEDSLNAGIEIMAEPPGKHVQNLRLLSGGEKSLTAIALLFAIYMVKPSPFCFLDEIDAALDEANKLRFCQILDKFKDKSQFVVITHAQSTIHRANSIFGVTNEEPGISKIISLRLDEARDFAGRVTEAV, encoded by the coding sequence ATGTATCTCAAAAGCCTGAATATTGTTGGATTCAAGACCTTTGCGGACGAGACAGAAGTTCTCCTCGATCCGGGATTTACCGCAGTTGTAGGACCTAATGGTTCCGGAAAATCGAATATAGTCGACGCTTTAAAATGGGTCTTCGGCGAAAAATCCGCCAAAGGTCTTCGCGGTGATAAGATGGATGATGTCATCTTTCACGGTTCAGAAGCTCGTAAGCCTGCGGGTTTCGCAGAAGTCAGCGTAATTTTCGATAATTCTTCCAAACTTATCAAGATGGATTATCCAACCATCAAATTGACCCGCAGATTATACGCGGATGGAAATAACGAATATTTAATAAACGATTCTCGTGTGCAGCGTAAGGAGATTGAAAAGATCCTGCTCGATACTGGTATCGGAAAATCAAGTTATTCTATCATGGAACAAGGAAAGGTAGATCGTATCCTTCATTCCAAACCGGAAGAGAGAAGACTGATCTTCGAAGAGGCCGCAGGTATTTCCAGATTCAAAATGGAAAGACAAGAGGCTCTCAAAAAACTTTCCGACACCAACCAAAACCTTCTTCGTATCCAAGACATTATGAATACAATGAAGAAGGAGATGGAAGTTAAGGAAAAACAAGCAGAGAAGGCAGAAGAGTATTTTAAACTCAAACAAGAGCTGGATGAGACTGATAAGATCATCCGTTACATTAAATTTTCTACTTTGACTAAGAAGCATGAGACTTCTGAGAATGAATTAAAAGAAATTAAAGAAAAGAACGTAGTCCTACTTGAAAGAATTTCTGCGGAAACTGGCAGGATCGAAGAGTTAGATCATCATAAGTCCGACTTAGAGAAAAAGGTCGCAGAGATTGACAAAAAACTTTTGGATCATCTCACCCAAACCCAGATCCAAAAGGACAAGGTTGAGAGCAATAAAGGTATTATTCTAGATTATTCTGATCGTATTTCAGATATTAGAGAGTCCTTAACTAAGGAAGAATCTGCTCAAAGTCTTCTACAGATCGATAAAGAAAAATTCGAAAAAGACGCAATTGATCTGGAAGGAGAAAGTAAATCCTTAGAGCTTGGAATTGAAGAACTTCGTAAAAACAAAACTGAGATCGAAGCAAAGATTGAAGCAGAGAATACTTCTATCCAAGAGAAGGAAACTAAAATTCTCTCCAATGACAAACGACATGTGGAGCTGAGAGAAAGGCTAAAAGAAGTTATCTTCGATCTAATCTCTCAATTAGAATCCCGCAAAAAAGAAGCCCAATCCACAGAAGAAGAAAGAAATCGTCTGAAGGAACTCCTACTGGGAGAAGCAGATCGTATTCATTCTGTAGAAACAGAACTTAAAACCGCTTTAGATTCGTATACTGGAGAAGAGACTAAAAATAAACTCTCTTACCTCGCAGGAAAACTAGAAACTGAAAAGTTCAGATCTCAATTGGGAGAATATTTCTCCTTAGAAGATAGTATCCGCAGTTTATTATTCGATAGAGATGGATTTTTATCTCAGAAAGAAGGTTTAGACCAAGAGATAGAAGATCTGATCTTAGAGAACGAAAATCTAACTCGTTCCATCAAAGAATCCGGATTGGCCATTGAATCTCTCCGAGAAGAAGCAGAGAATATCCGTGAAAAAATCGTATATTTAGAAAAACGGATCTTGGAGTTGAACTCTGAGAAGAATGCTAAGTTAGAATCCGCTAAGTCTCTTACTGTAAGGATAGAAGAGACCCAAAAAAGGATTATAGCAGCTCAAGAATCTATCAAAACGCTCGGTGTTAAAAAAACAGAATTCGAAAAAGAAGTGATCGAACTAGAACAACAGATCGAGAACAGATACAATGAATTTTTGGAAATGAGCCGTGCTTTAGATTCTGAAAAAGAAGCACTTCGTAATATTGTAAAAGAGATCCAAGGTCTTAAAAACGAAATCCAGAAAAACCAAGAAGATTATAAGAACTTATTCCCAATTTTAACCGAAAAGGAAAAAGCAGTCTCCGTTTATAAGGTCCAATTGGAATCTTTCTCAGAAGAATTGTATAATGATTATTCTATTTCTGAGCAGGAACTTGCTGACGAGTTCAAAGATAGAAAGCCTGAAAAAGGGGAAAGTGAGACAAAACTCAAACGTTTGAAGTCCGACATCCAGATGCTCGGTTCTATCAATCCTCTTTCTATCGAAGAATATAGGAATGTAAAAGAGATCTACGAACATCATCGCACTCAAAAAGAAGATATCGAAAGATCTAAAAATGATATCACTGAGATCCTGAAAAATATCAACGAAGAGTCTGAAAAACTTTTCAGAGAAACATTCGAGAGGATCAGAGAAAATTTCCAGGAAACATTCTCCACTCTGTTTAACGGAGGAAAAGCAATGCTTGAACTCGTGGACGGAGAAGACAGCCTAAACGCTGGTATCGAGATTATGGCAGAGCCTCCTGGCAAACATGTCCAAAACTTGAGATTGCTTTCCGGCGGGGAAAAATCCTTAACTGCAATCGCGCTATTGTTTGCGATCTATATGGTAAAACCTTCTCCATTCTGTTTCTTGGATGAGATAGATGCTGCACTCGACGAGGCGAATAAACTTCGTTTCTGCCAAATCTTGGATAAGTTCAAGGACAAGTCTCAGTTTGTAGTAATCACTCACGCTCAGTCTACGATACATAGGGCAAATTCCATTTTCGGAGTCACAAACGAAGAGCCTGGAATTTCTAAAATTATCAGTTTGAGACTGGACGAAGCTAGAGATTTTGCTGGAAGAGTGACCGAAGCAGTATAA
- a CDS encoding thiazole synthase: protein MVESDDLIIAGRRFKSRLFLGTGKFSSGSALEQAIHSSETDIVTVALRRVDLSSTEDDILTKIDREKILLLPNTSGARDAEEAVRLARLSRELGGGDWVKLEVTPDPVYLLPDPIETLKAAKILVKEGFKVLPYINADPILCKHLEEAGCATVMPLGSPIGTNQGIRTLANLEIIIEQSNVPVVVDAGLGLPSHAAQAMELGADAVLVNTAIAIAKDPAKTAYAFKLATEAGRISRLYSNSGYSISKKAAASSPLTGFLEEESRNVHGVI, encoded by the coding sequence GTGGTAGAATCAGACGATCTAATCATCGCAGGCAGAAGGTTCAAATCCAGGCTGTTTTTGGGCACTGGCAAGTTCTCTTCTGGCTCTGCTTTGGAACAAGCAATCCATTCTTCTGAAACGGATATAGTGACTGTTGCTCTGCGTAGAGTTGATCTGTCCTCAACTGAAGATGATATTCTCACCAAGATTGACCGGGAAAAAATATTACTTTTACCTAATACAAGTGGCGCAAGAGACGCAGAAGAAGCTGTCCGACTTGCAAGACTTTCCAGAGAACTGGGTGGAGGCGACTGGGTAAAACTAGAAGTGACTCCTGATCCAGTTTACCTTCTTCCTGACCCGATCGAAACCTTGAAAGCCGCAAAGATCCTTGTTAAAGAAGGATTTAAGGTTTTACCTTATATAAACGCAGATCCAATTTTATGTAAACATTTGGAAGAAGCAGGATGCGCTACAGTTATGCCTTTAGGTTCCCCGATCGGAACCAACCAAGGGATCCGTACCTTGGCAAATTTAGAAATTATCATAGAACAATCTAATGTGCCGGTTGTCGTGGACGCGGGGCTTGGTCTTCCTTCTCACGCCGCGCAAGCAATGGAATTGGGAGCAGATGCGGTCCTTGTAAATACTGCAATTGCAATCGCAAAAGATCCCGCAAAAACTGCATACGCATTCAAACTGGCAACGGAAGCAGGAAGAATTTCCAGATTATATTCCAATTCTGGATATTCCATATCCAAAAAAGCAGCAGCTTCCAGTCCTCTTACTGGATTTTTAGAAGAAGAATCTAGAAATGTACACGGAGTTATTTGA
- the thiH gene encoding 2-iminoacetate synthase ThiH, protein MYTELFDKISFLEAKERVLSKSKLDIESALHSSHSGKPLNFEEYLSLLNPLADPYLEEMAECALGWTKKRFGNTISLYMPMYLSNECRSSCVYCGFSFENKIPRKTLNESEIRAESEVLYSKGIRHLLILTGEEYSITNIEYLRSAMAILKSYFDSISIEIYPMDQEKYEVLIGEGVEGLVVYQETYDPEVYSKYHLRGMKKNMRYRLDAPDRGGLAGFRRMGVGALLGLSDPYGEMFRLGEHAYYLSKKYWRTTIQISLPRMRPAEGEFDKAIFVSDREYVRFLFALRLFLPDSGLVQSTRESIRMRNHLAGMPITHMSVESRTDPGGYSGGEELKQFEIEDTRKIEEFTEMLRKKGLDPVFKDFDRAFFQVPDRIG, encoded by the coding sequence ATGTACACGGAGTTATTTGATAAAATCTCCTTCTTAGAAGCGAAGGAAAGAGTATTATCTAAATCTAAATTAGATATAGAATCAGCACTTCATAGTTCCCATTCCGGAAAACCACTTAATTTTGAAGAATATTTATCCTTATTAAATCCTTTAGCCGATCCTTATTTGGAAGAAATGGCAGAGTGCGCTCTGGGTTGGACCAAAAAAAGATTTGGAAATACGATCTCTCTTTATATGCCAATGTATCTTTCCAATGAGTGCAGATCTTCATGCGTTTATTGTGGATTCAGTTTTGAAAATAAAATTCCCAGAAAAACTTTAAATGAGTCTGAGATCCGGGCCGAGTCGGAAGTCCTATATTCGAAAGGGATCAGACATCTTCTAATATTAACTGGAGAAGAATATTCTATCACAAATATAGAATATTTGAGATCTGCTATGGCTATCTTAAAATCTTATTTCGACTCTATCTCCATAGAAATTTATCCTATGGACCAGGAAAAATACGAGGTATTGATTGGAGAAGGAGTCGAAGGTCTTGTTGTCTACCAGGAGACTTATGATCCGGAGGTCTATTCCAAATATCATCTGCGTGGAATGAAAAAGAATATGAGATACCGACTGGATGCTCCTGACAGAGGGGGTCTTGCTGGTTTCAGACGTATGGGAGTCGGTGCATTACTTGGACTTTCTGATCCGTATGGAGAAATGTTCCGTTTAGGAGAACATGCATATTACCTTTCTAAAAAATATTGGAGAACTACAATCCAAATCTCTCTTCCTCGCATGAGACCCGCAGAAGGTGAGTTTGATAAGGCTATATTTGTTTCTGATAGAGAGTACGTTCGGTTCTTATTTGCACTTCGACTTTTTTTACCTGATAGCGGACTTGTTCAATCCACAAGAGAATCTATTCGTATGAGAAATCATCTCGCAGGAATGCCTATCACTCATATGTCTGTCGAATCCAGGACGGATCCTGGAGGTTATTCAGGTGGAGAGGAATTAAAACAATTCGAGATAGAAGATACTAGAAAGATCGAAGAATTTACTGAGATGTTAAGGAAGAAGGGACTGGATCCAGTCTTTAAGGATTTCGACCGGGCATTTTTTCAAGTACCCGATCGAATTGGTTAA